One part of the Rutidosis leptorrhynchoides isolate AG116_Rl617_1_P2 chromosome 1, CSIRO_AGI_Rlap_v1, whole genome shotgun sequence genome encodes these proteins:
- the LOC139870816 gene encoding protein FRIGIDA-ESSENTIAL 1-like isoform X1 → MPTTTAAAAAVPPTTAVTESQSPTASDSDEYEYEEIEIEEEIEVEEEVSDDEDEEFEEEEEDEDNAPPSIENLDDHKGKETIITVEEAAPQCDDELTRADPPNPFVNDTPVEEAATQCDGEVMKLMSADPVNSFTEASKELTVVEEASQCNGEFTSADLYNPFDVASKEVGPTEIPPVLEQTTTQMSNDGQQKEPEPEPRFSRLDVSGIIRRRSSSPVSETNDRNKRAALVCDFFAKGWCIKGNSCRFRHIEDQLNVVCDKQNDSSVAAIEPHDSKGLATTSAPAPTITCTSEMTDLPNKSNESPTTILNTKPQTENSVTVSPFNHPETNGMQENENLDNETKMNPFSSSIREHSGRGLHNHKFPTSNFPLNYNHSSNVWRNPSTYLSSPFSGSESERLHRSKDIPSHSSLFSEFSAYKWEPSRPFRSAFLISQGIPPPEIQYDPIRDSIEPPKIVDKAVEFLTSNKAAASISSKHSGQNVNPPLNETCGKDYGYGSDRFFLASHVNSNENDHENDMDVDSNECELFTAKKAVNTNGEGNEKIPATITTPPAPATVMDNIVQENREHVSHYSLGQNDGPSREAKVGDEGSQHHHHHHKQTFDHEGDMNRESKAVRHFRAALIEFVKELVKPTWRDGKLSKDAHKMVVKKAVDKVLSTLPPEHVPTVQESVDTYLSSSKSKLAKLVEAYIEKYGKL, encoded by the exons ATGCCTACCACCACCGCGGCTGCCGCCGCCGTTCCTCCTACCACCGCCGTGACTGAATCTCAATCTCCTACCGCATCCGACTCCGATGAATACGAATACGAAGAAATTGAAATCGAAGAAGAAATCGAAGTTGAAGAAGAAGTCTCCGATGATGAGGATGAAGaattcgaagaagaagaagaagacgaaGATAATGCGCCTCCATCAATCGAAAACCTCGATGATCATAAAG GCAAAGAAACAATCATAACCGTTGAGGAAGCTGCTCCTCAATGTGACGATGAGTTGACCCGCGCTGACCCGCCCAACCCGTTTGTTAACGATACTCCCGTTGAAGAAGCTGCTACTCAATGTGATGGTGAAGTTATGAAATTGATGAGCGCTGACCCGGTCAACTCATTCACTGAAGCTAGTAAAGAGTTGACTGTTGTAGAAGAAGCTTCTCAATGTAATGGTGAATTTACGAGTGCTGACCTGTATAACCCATTTGATGTAGCCAGTAAAGAAGTGGGACCCACTGAAATCCCACCTGTTTTGGAACAAACTACTACACAAATGAGTAATGATGGACAACAGAaggaacccgaacccgaacccag gttttcCAGATTGGATGTGTCGGGAATTATAAGACGTAGAAGCTCGTCACCTGTATCGGAAACTAACGATAGAAACAAACGGGCAGCTCTCGTATGCGATTTCTTTGCAAAGGGTTGGTGCATTAAGGGAAACTCGTGTAGGTTTCGTCATATCGAAGACCAACTAAATGTTGTTTGCGACAAACAAAATGATAGTTCTGTAGCTGCAATTGAACCTCACGATAGCAAAG GTCTGGCAACAACTTCTGCACCTGCACCAACTATCACTTGTACTTCTGAAATGACCGATTTACCCAACAAGTCCAACGAGAGCCCAACGACTATACTTAATACAAAACCACAAACAGAAAATAGTGTAACCGTCTCTCCGTTTAATCATCCCGAGACGAACGGTATGCAAGAGAATGAGAATTTGGACAACGAGACTAAAATGAACCCGTTTTCTTCATCTATACGAGAACATAGTGGTAGAGGATTACATAATCACAAATTTCCTACAAGTAATTTTCCCTTAAATTATAATCATAGTTCGAACGTCTGGCGTAATCCTTCTACATATTTATCTTCTCCGTTTTCTGGTTCTGAATCCGAACGTCTACATCGCAGTAAAGACATTCCTTCCCATTCGTCTTTATTTTCAGAATTTTCTGCTTATAAATGGGAACCATCGAGGCCTTTCAGGTCAGCGTTTCTTATATCTCAAGGAATACCTCCTCCTGAAATCCAGTACGATCCAATCCGTGATAGTATCGAGCCGCCAAAGATCGTAGATAAAGCCGTTGAATTCCTGACTTCCAATAAAGCAGCAGCGTCCATCTCAAGCAAACATTCTGGTCAAAACGTCAATCCACCTCTAAACGAGACATGTGGTAAGGATTACGGTTACGGTTCTGATAGGTTCTTTCTTGCTAGTCATGTAAATAGCAATGAAAATGACCATGAAAATGACATGGATGTAGATAGTAACGAATGTGAGTTGTTCACCGCCAAAAAGGCCGTAAACACAAACGGTGAAGGCAACGAAAAGATTCCTGCAACAATAACTACACCTCCGGCTCCAGCTACGGTTATGGATAATATCGTACAAGAAAATAGAGAACACGTTAGTCACTATTCTCTAGGACAAAATGACGGTCCATCAAGAGAAGCTAAAGTAGGAGATGAGGGtagccaacatcatcatcatcatcataaacagaCGTTTGATCATGAAGGGGATATGAACAGAGAATCCAAAGCTGTTAGGCATTTTCGTGCTGCTCTGATAGAATTTGTGAAAGAATTAGTGAAGCCAACATGGCGTGATGGTAAACTGAGCAAAGATGCTCATAAAATGGTTGTTAAAAAGGCTGTAGACAAGGTCCTTAGCACTTTACCGCCAGAACATGTTCCAACCGTTCAAGAATCTGTTGACACATATCTTTCCTCCTCTAAGTCCAAACTTGCGAAACTTGTCGAG GCATATATTGAAAAGTATGGGAAACTATGA
- the LOC139870816 gene encoding protein FRIGIDA-ESSENTIAL 1-like isoform X2, translating to MPTTTAAAAAVPPTTAVTESQSPTASDSDEYEYEEIEIEEEIEVEEEVSDDEDEEFEEEEEDEDNAPPSIENLDDHKGKETIITVEEAAPQCDDELTRADPPNPFVNDTPVEEAATQCDGEVMKLMSADPVNSFTEASKELTVVEEASQCNGEFTSADLYNPFDVASKEVGPTEIPPVLEQTTTQMSNDGQQKEPEPEPRFSRLDVSGIIRRRSSSPVSETNDRNKRAALVCDFFAKGWCIKGNSCRFRHIEDQLNVVCDKQNDSSVAAIEPHDSKGLATTSAPAPTITCTSEMTDLPNKSNESPTTILNTKPQTENSVTVSPFNHPETNGMQENENLDNETKMNPFSSSIREHSGRGLHNHKFPTSNFPLNYNHSSNVWRNPSTYLSSPFSGSESERLHRSKDIPSHSSLFSEFSAYKWEPSRPFRSAFLISQGIPPPEIQYDPIRDSIEPPKIVDKAVEFLTSNKAAASISSKHSGQNVNPPLNETCDSNECELFTAKKAVNTNGEGNEKIPATITTPPAPATVMDNIVQENREHVSHYSLGQNDGPSREAKVGDEGSQHHHHHHKQTFDHEGDMNRESKAVRHFRAALIEFVKELVKPTWRDGKLSKDAHKMVVKKAVDKVLSTLPPEHVPTVQESVDTYLSSSKSKLAKLVEAYIEKYGKL from the exons ATGCCTACCACCACCGCGGCTGCCGCCGCCGTTCCTCCTACCACCGCCGTGACTGAATCTCAATCTCCTACCGCATCCGACTCCGATGAATACGAATACGAAGAAATTGAAATCGAAGAAGAAATCGAAGTTGAAGAAGAAGTCTCCGATGATGAGGATGAAGaattcgaagaagaagaagaagacgaaGATAATGCGCCTCCATCAATCGAAAACCTCGATGATCATAAAG GCAAAGAAACAATCATAACCGTTGAGGAAGCTGCTCCTCAATGTGACGATGAGTTGACCCGCGCTGACCCGCCCAACCCGTTTGTTAACGATACTCCCGTTGAAGAAGCTGCTACTCAATGTGATGGTGAAGTTATGAAATTGATGAGCGCTGACCCGGTCAACTCATTCACTGAAGCTAGTAAAGAGTTGACTGTTGTAGAAGAAGCTTCTCAATGTAATGGTGAATTTACGAGTGCTGACCTGTATAACCCATTTGATGTAGCCAGTAAAGAAGTGGGACCCACTGAAATCCCACCTGTTTTGGAACAAACTACTACACAAATGAGTAATGATGGACAACAGAaggaacccgaacccgaacccag gttttcCAGATTGGATGTGTCGGGAATTATAAGACGTAGAAGCTCGTCACCTGTATCGGAAACTAACGATAGAAACAAACGGGCAGCTCTCGTATGCGATTTCTTTGCAAAGGGTTGGTGCATTAAGGGAAACTCGTGTAGGTTTCGTCATATCGAAGACCAACTAAATGTTGTTTGCGACAAACAAAATGATAGTTCTGTAGCTGCAATTGAACCTCACGATAGCAAAG GTCTGGCAACAACTTCTGCACCTGCACCAACTATCACTTGTACTTCTGAAATGACCGATTTACCCAACAAGTCCAACGAGAGCCCAACGACTATACTTAATACAAAACCACAAACAGAAAATAGTGTAACCGTCTCTCCGTTTAATCATCCCGAGACGAACGGTATGCAAGAGAATGAGAATTTGGACAACGAGACTAAAATGAACCCGTTTTCTTCATCTATACGAGAACATAGTGGTAGAGGATTACATAATCACAAATTTCCTACAAGTAATTTTCCCTTAAATTATAATCATAGTTCGAACGTCTGGCGTAATCCTTCTACATATTTATCTTCTCCGTTTTCTGGTTCTGAATCCGAACGTCTACATCGCAGTAAAGACATTCCTTCCCATTCGTCTTTATTTTCAGAATTTTCTGCTTATAAATGGGAACCATCGAGGCCTTTCAGGTCAGCGTTTCTTATATCTCAAGGAATACCTCCTCCTGAAATCCAGTACGATCCAATCCGTGATAGTATCGAGCCGCCAAAGATCGTAGATAAAGCCGTTGAATTCCTGACTTCCAATAAAGCAGCAGCGTCCATCTCAAGCAAACATTCTGGTCAAAACGTCAATCCACCTCTAAACGAGACATGTG ATAGTAACGAATGTGAGTTGTTCACCGCCAAAAAGGCCGTAAACACAAACGGTGAAGGCAACGAAAAGATTCCTGCAACAATAACTACACCTCCGGCTCCAGCTACGGTTATGGATAATATCGTACAAGAAAATAGAGAACACGTTAGTCACTATTCTCTAGGACAAAATGACGGTCCATCAAGAGAAGCTAAAGTAGGAGATGAGGGtagccaacatcatcatcatcatcataaacagaCGTTTGATCATGAAGGGGATATGAACAGAGAATCCAAAGCTGTTAGGCATTTTCGTGCTGCTCTGATAGAATTTGTGAAAGAATTAGTGAAGCCAACATGGCGTGATGGTAAACTGAGCAAAGATGCTCATAAAATGGTTGTTAAAAAGGCTGTAGACAAGGTCCTTAGCACTTTACCGCCAGAACATGTTCCAACCGTTCAAGAATCTGTTGACACATATCTTTCCTCCTCTAAGTCCAAACTTGCGAAACTTGTCGAG GCATATATTGAAAAGTATGGGAAACTATGA